Proteins encoded within one genomic window of Prauserella marina:
- a CDS encoding SDR family NAD(P)-dependent oxidoreductase: MNEKLAGKVALVTGGSRGIGAATALRLAAEGADVALTYVNSAGLAEEIAERIKAGGTRALPIRADSAQPDEVEAAVEATVAEFGRIDIVVNNAGVFTTGALDDLDVEDFDKAFAVNVRAPFVTVRTAARHLEQGGRVINIGSNVGERVPFPGFSIYSATKAALIGMTKALARELGQRGITVNMVSPGPTDTDANPAGGPMAAVLTGHTALGRFGQPEDVAAAVAYLASDDAGNLAGATINVDGGFNI; the protein is encoded by the coding sequence ATGAACGAGAAACTTGCAGGCAAGGTCGCATTGGTCACCGGCGGCAGCAGAGGGATCGGCGCGGCGACGGCACTTCGGCTCGCGGCGGAGGGAGCCGACGTGGCACTGACCTATGTGAACAGTGCGGGCCTAGCGGAAGAGATCGCCGAGCGCATCAAGGCCGGCGGAACGAGGGCGCTGCCGATCAGGGCGGACAGCGCCCAGCCCGATGAGGTGGAAGCCGCTGTCGAGGCGACCGTCGCCGAGTTCGGAAGGATCGACATCGTCGTCAACAACGCGGGTGTCTTCACGACGGGAGCGTTGGACGACCTCGATGTCGAGGACTTCGACAAGGCATTCGCCGTCAACGTGCGCGCGCCGTTCGTCACCGTGCGCACCGCGGCGCGGCATCTCGAACAGGGAGGCCGCGTCATCAACATCGGCAGTAACGTCGGCGAACGCGTTCCGTTTCCCGGATTCTCCATTTACTCGGCGACGAAAGCGGCGCTCATCGGCATGACGAAGGCACTCGCGAGGGAACTCGGACAACGAGGCATCACGGTGAACATGGTGAGCCCCGGCCCCACCGACACCGACGCCAACCCGGCCGGAGGGCCGATGGCCGCTGTCCTGACCGGCCACACCGCGCTTGGCCGCTTCGGGCAACCAGAAGACGTCGCGGCGGCAGTGGCTTACCTCGCGAGCGACGACGCGGGCAATCTCGCGGGCGCGACGATCAACGTGGACGGTGGATTCAACATCTGA
- the ssd gene encoding septum site-determining protein Ssd: MSVPTEHEPNARRHRNQPLSDEHRPLVVAADDAVLDEVLRLAAAVGCDIERAMDVGAAATRWNTAPLVVVDELAMAETEAVRLPRRHGVFLVCKGAPVADSWRRAFAAGAEGVVALPDDEETLVAALADVVEGPRGERGPVLAVVGGRGGAGASVLSAGVALASARSGAATLLVDCDPLGGGIDLLLGAELSEGLRWPDVRVQAGPVSMSALASALPGSRHGEGSMSVLSCDRSGEGPGDESVAAVVDAGRRGGRTVVCDVPRRPGRGAGDVFARADLVVIVVPAEVRACVAATTVLAGFADRLDKVRVLVKGPALDGLTEADVASAVGVRSLGWLHHDRTLRKELERGVFRPRSTSSLGKASLAVLAELRSSC; encoded by the coding sequence GTGAGCGTGCCGACCGAACACGAGCCGAACGCGCGGCGACACCGAAATCAGCCGTTGTCCGACGAGCATCGTCCGCTCGTGGTGGCCGCCGACGATGCCGTGCTCGACGAGGTGCTCCGCCTCGCGGCAGCCGTCGGCTGCGATATCGAAAGGGCGATGGACGTCGGAGCCGCCGCGACAAGGTGGAACACCGCTCCACTGGTGGTGGTCGACGAACTGGCCATGGCCGAAACGGAGGCTGTGCGCCTGCCGCGCAGGCACGGGGTTTTCCTGGTGTGCAAAGGGGCCCCGGTCGCGGACTCGTGGCGGCGAGCGTTCGCGGCGGGCGCCGAAGGAGTAGTCGCGCTTCCCGACGACGAGGAGACGCTCGTCGCCGCGCTGGCCGACGTCGTCGAAGGGCCACGTGGCGAGCGCGGTCCCGTTCTCGCTGTCGTCGGAGGCAGAGGCGGAGCCGGTGCCTCCGTGCTGTCCGCCGGGGTTGCCCTTGCCTCCGCCCGTTCGGGAGCGGCGACCTTGCTCGTGGACTGCGACCCGCTGGGCGGCGGAATCGATCTGCTGCTCGGCGCCGAGCTGAGCGAGGGGCTTCGCTGGCCGGATGTGCGGGTCCAGGCGGGGCCGGTTTCGATGAGCGCGCTCGCGTCCGCGTTGCCTGGCAGCCGACACGGCGAGGGAAGCATGTCCGTGCTGTCGTGCGACCGGTCCGGTGAAGGGCCGGGGGACGAGTCGGTCGCCGCCGTCGTCGACGCGGGAAGAAGGGGCGGCAGGACGGTCGTGTGCGATGTGCCCCGCAGGCCGGGCCGCGGCGCGGGTGACGTGTTCGCCCGCGCCGACCTCGTCGTGATCGTCGTTCCAGCGGAGGTGCGTGCCTGCGTCGCCGCCACCACGGTGCTCGCGGGCTTCGCCGACCGCCTCGACAAGGTCAGGGTGCTCGTGAAAGGGCCCGCGCTCGACGGCCTCACCGAGGCGGACGTCGCGAGCGCCGTCGGGGTCCGCTCGCTCGGCTGGCTCCACCATGACCGCACGTTGCGCAAGGAACTAGAACGAGGCGTGTTCCGGCCCCGTTCCACAAGCTCGCTCGGCAAAGCCTCCCTCGCCGTTCTTGCCGAGCTGCGTTCGTCCTGCTGA
- a CDS encoding HAD-IB family hydrolase, with protein MSEPSITSPSTDETATSTVKPATGPVAAFFDLDKTIIASSSALAFSKPFLRKGLINRRAALKSAYAQLVFALSGADADKTERLRAEISALCAGWDVAQVRAVVNETLHDVVAPLVYAEAAELIAEHKAKGHDVIVLSAAGEEVVTPIADMLGTTRSMGTRMEVIEGRYSGELEFYCYGEQKAVAAKRFAAEYGYDLGACHAYTDSSTDIPLLEVVGNPHAVNPDRILRKHATEHGWQVHSFSNTISLRTRIPAPSPTTLAAVGIGVSAVAAGATIYGLSRKRRKEA; from the coding sequence GTGTCCGAACCCAGCATTACCTCGCCGAGCACCGACGAGACAGCGACATCGACCGTGAAGCCGGCGACAGGCCCCGTCGCCGCGTTCTTCGACCTCGACAAGACCATCATCGCCTCGTCGAGCGCACTCGCGTTCAGCAAGCCCTTTCTGCGCAAGGGACTCATCAACAGGCGGGCGGCGCTGAAGAGCGCGTACGCCCAACTCGTTTTCGCGTTGTCGGGCGCCGACGCGGACAAGACGGAACGTTTGCGTGCCGAGATTTCAGCGCTGTGCGCGGGCTGGGACGTCGCACAGGTCCGCGCCGTCGTCAACGAGACACTGCACGACGTCGTCGCCCCGCTCGTCTACGCGGAGGCCGCCGAACTCATCGCGGAGCACAAGGCGAAGGGACACGACGTCATCGTGTTGTCGGCAGCGGGCGAAGAGGTCGTCACGCCCATCGCCGACATGCTGGGAACCACGAGAAGCATGGGCACCCGCATGGAGGTCATCGAAGGGCGCTATTCGGGTGAGCTGGAGTTCTACTGCTACGGCGAGCAGAAGGCGGTGGCGGCGAAGCGCTTCGCCGCCGAGTACGGCTACGACCTCGGCGCCTGCCATGCCTACACCGATTCGAGCACCGACATCCCGTTGCTTGAGGTCGTCGGCAACCCGCACGCGGTGAACCCCGATCGCATCCTGCGCAAGCACGCGACCGAGCACGGCTGGCAGGTGCACTCGTTCAGCAACACGATCTCGCTGCGGACTCGCATTCCGGCGCCGTCGCCCACGACGCTCGCCGCGGTCGGCATCGGCGTGAGCGCGGTAGCGGCGGGGGCGACGATTTACGGACTGTCGCGCAAGCGTCGCAAGGAAGCCTGA
- a CDS encoding glycoside hydrolase family 3 protein: MTAGTASASPQSGPEPHQGNTTNQAREWAERTLRGMDLDQKVGQLFVADVWGTSATEPHEGNTDKYGVGTAAEVVQRYQVGGVIYFNHAGTDNIETPRQVAGLSNGLQRAALSSGAEVPLVVSVDQEGGRVTRVGSPATEFPSGMAIGATRDAGAARDAAAISGSELRAMGISQDFAPDADVNSNPLNPVIGSRSFSSDPALASELVAAQVDGYQNSAAETKTVSAAAKHFPGHGDAATDSHTGLPVIDRTEQEWRETDLPPFEAAIEAGVDSIMTAHITVPSLDASGNPATLSEPIINGILRSELGYDGVVVTDSLQMQGVRELHPDDEIPVLALQAGVDQMLMPPDLDVAIGGVLGAVEDGRLTEERIDESVLRILELKYNRGVVAEPYVDENTVDEVVGTQANLARVQEITDGSTTVLRNDEGLLPLTGRERVLVTGWNRSDYPGYPAEPVDALASAIGSTATGLSTGANPDAATVESAVAAAGDADVVVVLTNGLRGDPGQVDLLNAMRQTGKPVVAVSVQEPYDPGYADSATWVATYDWRAVTMNSLAKVLLGQHSPQGTLPVAIPSGDDSGNTLFPFGHGLTW, translated from the coding sequence GTGACGGCGGGGACGGCGTCGGCGTCCCCGCAATCCGGACCGGAACCGCACCAGGGCAACACCACGAACCAGGCTCGTGAATGGGCCGAGCGCACGTTGCGCGGCATGGACCTCGACCAGAAGGTCGGGCAACTCTTCGTCGCCGACGTGTGGGGAACATCGGCGACCGAGCCCCACGAGGGCAACACCGACAAGTACGGGGTCGGCACCGCGGCCGAAGTCGTGCAGCGCTATCAGGTCGGCGGCGTCATCTACTTCAACCACGCGGGCACCGACAACATCGAGACGCCGAGGCAGGTCGCCGGACTTTCCAACGGATTGCAGCGAGCCGCGCTCTCCTCCGGAGCCGAGGTGCCGCTGGTCGTTTCCGTCGATCAGGAAGGCGGAAGGGTGACCAGGGTCGGCAGCCCCGCGACCGAGTTCCCGAGCGGCATGGCCATCGGGGCGACGAGAGACGCGGGCGCGGCGCGGGACGCGGCGGCGATCAGCGGATCCGAACTGAGGGCGATGGGGATCTCCCAGGACTTCGCTCCCGACGCCGACGTCAACTCCAACCCGTTGAACCCGGTGATCGGCTCCCGCTCGTTCTCCTCGGATCCCGCGCTGGCGAGCGAACTCGTCGCCGCGCAGGTCGACGGCTACCAGAATTCGGCCGCGGAGACCAAAACCGTGTCAGCCGCGGCCAAGCACTTCCCCGGTCACGGCGACGCCGCGACCGACAGTCACACGGGACTTCCGGTGATCGACCGGACCGAGCAGGAATGGCGAGAGACCGACCTTCCTCCGTTCGAGGCCGCCATCGAGGCGGGTGTCGATTCGATCATGACCGCGCACATCACCGTGCCGAGCCTCGACGCTTCCGGGAATCCGGCGACCCTTTCCGAGCCGATCATCAACGGCATTCTGCGCTCCGAACTCGGTTACGACGGCGTCGTGGTCACCGACTCACTGCAAATGCAGGGTGTTCGCGAACTGCACCCTGACGACGAGATCCCGGTACTCGCCTTGCAGGCGGGAGTCGACCAGATGTTGATGCCGCCCGATCTCGACGTCGCGATCGGCGGCGTGCTCGGCGCGGTCGAGGACGGCAGGCTCACCGAAGAGCGCATCGACGAGAGCGTGCTGCGGATACTCGAACTGAAGTACAACCGGGGTGTCGTCGCCGAGCCCTATGTCGACGAGAACACGGTCGACGAGGTCGTCGGCACGCAAGCCAACCTGGCAAGGGTCCAGGAGATCACGGACGGCAGCACGACGGTGTTGCGCAACGACGAGGGGCTACTGCCACTCACCGGACGGGAACGCGTGCTGGTGACCGGCTGGAATCGATCCGACTACCCGGGGTATCCGGCTGAGCCGGTGGACGCGCTCGCCTCCGCCATCGGGTCCACGGCGACCGGCTTGTCGACCGGGGCGAACCCCGACGCGGCCACTGTCGAGTCGGCCGTCGCCGCCGCGGGCGACGCCGACGTCGTCGTCGTGCTGACCAACGGGCTCAGGGGCGATCCGGGCCAGGTCGACCTCCTGAACGCGATGCGGCAGACGGGCAAGCCGGTCGTCGCCGTTTCCGTGCAGGAACCGTACGACCCCGGGTATGCCGACTCCGCGACGTGGGTCGCCACCTACGACTGGCGCGCGGTGACGATGAACTCGCTCGCGAAGGTCCTGCTCGGCCAGCATTCACCCCAGGGAACATTGCCGGTAGCGATCCCCTCCGGCGATGACTCAGGTAACACCCTCTTCCCGTTTGGACACGGGTTGACGTGGTAG
- a CDS encoding exo-beta-N-acetylmuramidase NamZ family protein, translating into MAVNRRLFLAASALATPVLCTSSSFAVAEPMNQPGSVVPGADRLAAEGWRRLSGRKVGVLSNPTGVLANSDHIVDSLVAAGVTPVAAFGPEHGFRGSAQAGGSEGDYVDPRSGVPVYDAYRASADELAAMLTKAGVDTVVFDIADIGARFYTYIWSMYTAQLAAAKTGASFVVLDRPNPLGGDAFGPVLDPAFDSDVGLKPIAQQHGMTVGELARFFAAEFLPDEGVEPGELDVVEVAGWQRDSRFAETGLVWAAPSPNMPTPETALSYVGTGLFEGTELSEGRGTTQPFETIGAPGIDWRWREELATSGLGGVTFRETYFVPTSGKFAGQDCGGVTLAVTDPHAYDAIGTAVTMIVSAKRLYPGVFRWREDNFIDKLAGSDRLRRQVDAGAGTEEIVGAWQRELADFRTRREPYLRYR; encoded by the coding sequence ATGGCGGTCAACCGGCGCCTCTTCCTCGCCGCGAGCGCACTCGCCACCCCGGTGTTGTGCACGAGTTCGTCGTTCGCCGTCGCCGAACCGATGAACCAGCCCGGCTCGGTGGTGCCGGGAGCCGACCGGTTGGCCGCGGAGGGCTGGCGGCGCCTCTCCGGCAGGAAAGTCGGCGTGCTTTCCAACCCGACCGGTGTGCTCGCGAACTCCGATCACATCGTCGACTCGCTCGTGGCGGCCGGGGTCACCCCGGTCGCCGCGTTCGGACCCGAGCACGGTTTCCGTGGCAGCGCGCAGGCCGGTGGTTCGGAAGGCGATTACGTCGACCCCCGCTCGGGAGTCCCCGTCTACGACGCCTACCGGGCGAGTGCCGACGAGCTGGCTGCGATGTTGACCAAAGCGGGAGTCGACACCGTCGTGTTCGACATCGCCGACATCGGCGCCCGCTTCTACACCTACATCTGGTCGATGTACACGGCGCAGCTCGCGGCGGCGAAGACCGGCGCGAGTTTCGTCGTGCTCGACCGGCCGAACCCGCTCGGCGGCGACGCTTTCGGTCCCGTGCTCGACCCCGCCTTCGACTCCGATGTCGGCCTCAAACCGATCGCGCAGCAACACGGCATGACGGTCGGCGAGCTGGCAAGGTTCTTCGCGGCCGAGTTCCTTCCCGACGAGGGCGTCGAACCAGGCGAACTCGATGTCGTCGAGGTCGCCGGATGGCAACGCGACTCACGCTTCGCCGAAACCGGGCTCGTGTGGGCGGCTCCCAGTCCCAACATGCCGACGCCGGAGACCGCGCTCAGCTATGTCGGCACCGGTTTGTTCGAGGGCACGGAACTGAGCGAGGGAAGGGGCACGACGCAACCGTTCGAGACCATCGGCGCTCCCGGGATCGACTGGCGGTGGCGAGAGGAACTGGCGACGTCGGGGCTCGGGGGCGTGACGTTCAGGGAGACGTATTTCGTGCCGACGTCGGGCAAGTTCGCGGGACAGGACTGCGGTGGGGTCACGCTGGCGGTCACCGATCCCCACGCCTACGACGCGATCGGTACGGCGGTGACCATGATCGTGTCAGCGAAACGGTTGTACCCCGGCGTCTTCCGCTGGCGGGAGGACAACTTCATCGACAAGCTGGCGGGATCGGACCGGCTCCGGCGACAGGTCGACGCGGGAGCCGGCACAGAGGAGATCGTCGGCGCGTGGCAGCGGGAACTCGCGGACTTCCGGACGCGGCGCGAGCCGTACCTGCGGTATCGGTAG